From one Sus scrofa isolate TJ Tabasco breed Duroc chromosome 9, Sscrofa11.1, whole genome shotgun sequence genomic stretch:
- the PRSS23 gene encoding serine protease 23 isoform X1, translated as MWGGERTSFSPALQIRGGLLRTRVMLGMAGTPGLLFALLFLVLLCAVGQVSPYSAHWKPTWPAYRLPVVLPQSTFNLAKPDFGAEAKLEVSSSCGPQCHKGTPLPTYEEVKQYLSYETLYANGSRTETQVGIYVLRSGEGEASGKSRRKRQIYGYDSRFSIFGKDFLLNYPFSTSVKLSTGCTGTLVAEKHVLTAAHCIHDGKTYVKGTQKLRVGFLKPKFKDGGRGANNSSSAVPEKMKFQWIRVKRTHVPKGWIKGNANDIGMDYDYALLELKKPHKRKFMKIGVSPPAKQLPGGRIHFSGYDNDRPGNLVYRFCDVKDETYDLLYQQCDAQPGASGSGVYVRMWKRQQQKWERKIIGIFSGHQWVDMNGSPQDFNVAVRITPLKYAQICYWIKGNYLDCREG; from the coding sequence GGTGATGCTCGGCATGGCGGGGACTCCAGGGCTTCTCTTCGCCCTCCTCTTCCTCGTCCTCCTCTGTGCTGTGGGGCAGGTGAGTCCCTACAGTGCCCACTGGAAACCCACCTGGCCTGCTTACCGCCTCCCCGTGGTGTTGCCCCAGTCCACCTTCAACTTGGCCAAGCCGGACTTTGGGGCCGAAGCCAAATTGGAAGTGTCCTCCTCGTGTGGACCCCAGTGTCATAAGGGAACGCCCCTGCCCACTTACGAAGAGGTCAAGCAGTACCTGTCTTACGAAACCCTCTATGCCAACGGCAGCCGCACCGAGACGCAGGTGGGCATCTACGTCCTCAGAAGTGGCGAAGGCGAGGCCTCGGGAAAGTCTCGAAGGAAGCGGCAGATTTATGGCTACGACAGCAGATTCAGCATTTTTGGGAAGGACTTCCTGCTCAACTACCCCTTCTCGACATCGGTGAAGTTATCTACGGGCTGCACCGGCACCCTGGTGGCCGAGAAGCACGTCCTCACGGCTGCCCACTGCATACATGATGGGAAAACCTACGTGAAAGGAACCCAGAAACTCCGAGTGGGCTTCCTGAAGCCCAAGTTTAAAGACGGTGGTCGAGGAGCCAACAACTCGAGCTCGGCGGTGCCCGAGAAGATGAAATTTCAGTGGATCCGAGTGAAGCGCACCCACGTGCCCAAGGGCTGGATCAAGGGCAATGCCAATGACATTGGCATGGATTACGACTATGCCCTCCTGGAActcaaaaaaccccacaagagaAAGTTCATGAAGATTGGGGTGAGCCCTCCCGCCAAGCAGCTGCCGGGAGGCAGAATCCACTTCTCGGGTTATGACAATGACCGACCAGGCAACCTGGTGTACCGCTTCTGTGACGTCAAAGACGAGACCTATGACCTGCTCTACCAGCAGTGTGACGCCCAGCCCGGGGCCAGCGGGTCCGGGGTCTACGTGAGGATGTGGAAGAGACAGCAGCAGAAGTGGGAACGAAAAATTATTGGCATCTTTTCTGGGCACCAGTGGGTAGACATGAATGGTTCTCCACAGGATTTCAACGTGGCCGTTAGAATCACCCCTCTCAAATATGCCCAGATTTGCTACTGGATTAAAGGAAACTATCTGGATTGTAGGGAGGGGTGA
- the PRSS23 gene encoding serine protease 23 isoform X2, whose translation MLGMAGTPGLLFALLFLVLLCAVGQVSPYSAHWKPTWPAYRLPVVLPQSTFNLAKPDFGAEAKLEVSSSCGPQCHKGTPLPTYEEVKQYLSYETLYANGSRTETQVGIYVLRSGEGEASGKSRRKRQIYGYDSRFSIFGKDFLLNYPFSTSVKLSTGCTGTLVAEKHVLTAAHCIHDGKTYVKGTQKLRVGFLKPKFKDGGRGANNSSSAVPEKMKFQWIRVKRTHVPKGWIKGNANDIGMDYDYALLELKKPHKRKFMKIGVSPPAKQLPGGRIHFSGYDNDRPGNLVYRFCDVKDETYDLLYQQCDAQPGASGSGVYVRMWKRQQQKWERKIIGIFSGHQWVDMNGSPQDFNVAVRITPLKYAQICYWIKGNYLDCREG comes from the coding sequence ATGCTCGGCATGGCGGGGACTCCAGGGCTTCTCTTCGCCCTCCTCTTCCTCGTCCTCCTCTGTGCTGTGGGGCAGGTGAGTCCCTACAGTGCCCACTGGAAACCCACCTGGCCTGCTTACCGCCTCCCCGTGGTGTTGCCCCAGTCCACCTTCAACTTGGCCAAGCCGGACTTTGGGGCCGAAGCCAAATTGGAAGTGTCCTCCTCGTGTGGACCCCAGTGTCATAAGGGAACGCCCCTGCCCACTTACGAAGAGGTCAAGCAGTACCTGTCTTACGAAACCCTCTATGCCAACGGCAGCCGCACCGAGACGCAGGTGGGCATCTACGTCCTCAGAAGTGGCGAAGGCGAGGCCTCGGGAAAGTCTCGAAGGAAGCGGCAGATTTATGGCTACGACAGCAGATTCAGCATTTTTGGGAAGGACTTCCTGCTCAACTACCCCTTCTCGACATCGGTGAAGTTATCTACGGGCTGCACCGGCACCCTGGTGGCCGAGAAGCACGTCCTCACGGCTGCCCACTGCATACATGATGGGAAAACCTACGTGAAAGGAACCCAGAAACTCCGAGTGGGCTTCCTGAAGCCCAAGTTTAAAGACGGTGGTCGAGGAGCCAACAACTCGAGCTCGGCGGTGCCCGAGAAGATGAAATTTCAGTGGATCCGAGTGAAGCGCACCCACGTGCCCAAGGGCTGGATCAAGGGCAATGCCAATGACATTGGCATGGATTACGACTATGCCCTCCTGGAActcaaaaaaccccacaagagaAAGTTCATGAAGATTGGGGTGAGCCCTCCCGCCAAGCAGCTGCCGGGAGGCAGAATCCACTTCTCGGGTTATGACAATGACCGACCAGGCAACCTGGTGTACCGCTTCTGTGACGTCAAAGACGAGACCTATGACCTGCTCTACCAGCAGTGTGACGCCCAGCCCGGGGCCAGCGGGTCCGGGGTCTACGTGAGGATGTGGAAGAGACAGCAGCAGAAGTGGGAACGAAAAATTATTGGCATCTTTTCTGGGCACCAGTGGGTAGACATGAATGGTTCTCCACAGGATTTCAACGTGGCCGTTAGAATCACCCCTCTCAAATATGCCCAGATTTGCTACTGGATTAAAGGAAACTATCTGGATTGTAGGGAGGGGTGA